The following proteins are co-located in the Nocardia sp. XZ_19_385 genome:
- a CDS encoding MspA family porin → MATNTGAAWASAGILLSTIVIGAGTAGAEPVADRSRETVTDDGRTLTITKSGENLDRSPGLVNSPVSREGFVSVKATAEVTGKSGPRVTSGTITVGYQIGCAVDVSSGLNLGVGATLGANAGVSIMKPPNAGVTASVTPNISTSLKPGSITTITLGEKPWSESRASITAEQVTVKVDACAGPVTLRSFATAAISTPTADNNITVYGDAMQL, encoded by the coding sequence ATGGCAACGAATACAGGGGCCGCATGGGCGAGTGCCGGAATTTTGCTGAGCACCATTGTGATCGGCGCTGGAACCGCCGGTGCAGAGCCGGTGGCGGATAGATCGCGGGAGACCGTGACCGATGACGGCCGGACGCTGACAATCACCAAATCCGGTGAGAACCTGGACCGCTCACCCGGTCTGGTGAATTCCCCGGTCAGCCGTGAGGGTTTCGTGTCGGTCAAGGCCACGGCCGAGGTCACCGGCAAAAGCGGGCCGCGGGTGACCAGCGGCACCATCACCGTGGGTTATCAAATCGGTTGCGCTGTCGATGTTTCCAGCGGCTTGAATCTGGGTGTCGGTGCCACGCTCGGCGCGAACGCCGGCGTATCCATCATGAAACCGCCCAATGCCGGCGTCACGGCCTCGGTGACTCCGAATATCTCCACCTCGCTCAAACCCGGGTCCATCACGACCATCACCCTGGGCGAGAAGCCCTGGTCGGAGTCCAGGGCCTCGATCACCGCCGAACAGGTCACGGTCAAGGTCGACGCCTGTGCCGGTCCGGTCACGCTGCGTTCCTTCGCCACCGCGGCGATCTCCACGCCGACCGCCGACAACAACATCACCGTCTACGGTGACGCGATGCAACTCTGA